The following coding sequences are from one Onychostoma macrolepis isolate SWU-2019 chromosome 24, ASM1243209v1, whole genome shotgun sequence window:
- the c1ql3a gene encoding complement C1q-like protein 3, with protein sequence MVLVLVILIPVLVSSAGTSAAHYEMLGTCRMVCDPYGTKSPTSTVSADPARDSSLMQSLPTFIQGPKGEAGRPGKVGPRGPPGEPGPPGHPGPPGEKGEPGRPGLPGQPGPNMATGAISAATYSTVPKIAFYAGLKKQHEGYELLKFDDVVTNLGNHYDPTTGKFTCSIPGIYFFTYHVLMRGGDGTSMWADLCKNNQVRASAIAQDADQNYDYASNSAVLHLEPGDEVYIKLDGGKAHGGNNNKYSTFSGFIIYAD encoded by the exons ATGGTCCTGGTGCTGGTGATCCTGATCCCGGTTTTGGTTAGCTCTGCCGGGACATCCGCAGCGCACTACGAGATGCTCGGCACCTGCAGGATGGTTTGCGATCCTTACGGTACCAAATCCCCGACCAGCACGGTCTCAGCAGACCCAGCCCGGGACAGCAGCCTTATGCAGTCTTTACCAACTTTTATACAAGGTCCGAAAGGTGAAGCGGGACGCCCGGGGAAAGTGGGGCCGAGGGGCCCTCCCGGTGAACCCGGACCCCCCGGACACCCTGGACCTCCCGGAGAGAAGGGGGAACCGGGACGACCTGGATTACCCGGGCAGCCGGGACCAAACATGGCAACCGGTGCCATCAGCGCGGCCACCTACAGCACCGTGCCCAAAATCGCCTTTTACGCAGGGCTCAAAAAGCAGCACGAGGGCTACGAGCTGCTGAAGTTTGACGACGTGGTCACGAATCTCGGGAATCATTACGACCCAACCACGGGCAAATTTACCTGCTCCATACCGGGAATATACTTCTTTACCTACCATGTGCTCATGAGAGGAGGAGACGGAACCAGCATGTGGGCTGATCTGTGCAAGAACAACCAG GTCCGTGCCAGCGCCATCGCCCAGGACGCAGATCAAAACTACGACTACGCCAGCAACAGCGCTGTTCTTCATCTGGAGCCCGGAGACGAAGTCTACATCAAACTAGATGGGGGTAAAGCCCACGGGGGCAACAACAACAAGTACAGCACCTTCTCTGGTTTTATTATATACGCCGATTAG